The region TCACCGTTCTTGTACTGCAGGGGCAGGACGCCCATGCCGACGAGGTTGCTGCGGTGGATGCGCTCGAAGCTTTCGGCGATGACGGCCTTCACGCCCAGCAGGAAGGTGCCCTTGGCGGCCCAGTCGCGGCTGCTGCCCATGCCGTAGTCCTTGCCCGCGAAGATGACCAGGGGGATATTGCTGGCCTTGTAGTTGACGCTGGCGTCGTAGATGGAGCTGACCTGCCCGGTGGTGTAGTCGGTGGTGAAGCCGCCTTCGGTGCCGGGGGCGAGCTGGTTCTTCAGGCGGATGTTGGCGAACGTGCCGCGCGTCATGATGCGGTCGTTGCCGCGGCGGCTGCCGTAGGAGTTGAAGTCCTTCGGAGCGATGCCGCGTTCGGTGAGGAACTTCCCGGCGGGGGTGTCGGCCTTGAAGCTCCCGGCGGGGCTGATGTGGTCGGTGGTGACGGAGTCGCCGACCTTCACCAGGGCGCGGGCGCCCTCGATGCTGACGATGTCGCTGGGGCCGCCGGCGAGGTTGTCGAAGAAGGGCGGGTTCTGGATGTAGGTGCTGTCTTCCTTCCAGTCGTACAGCGCGCCCTCGGCGACGGGGATGGCGTTCCAGTCCTGGTTGCTCTTCTCGATGCCGTCGTAGACCTTCTTGAACATCTCGGCGTTGATGGCCTGGTCCATGACCTGCTGGATCTCGGCGGTGGTGGGCCACACGTCGCGCAGGTACACGCTCTGACCGTCGGGGCCGGTGCCGATGGGGTCATTCACGATGTCGTTCACGACCGTCCCGGCCAGGGCGTACGCGACGACCAGGGGCGGGGAGGCGAGGTAGTTCGCCTTGATGTGCGGGTTGACGCGGCCTTCGAAGTTGCGGTTGCCGGACAGGACGCTGGCGACGACGAGGTCACCTTCCTGGATGGCTTCCACGACGGGTTCGGGGAGGGGGCCGCTGTTGCCGATGCAGGTCATGCAGCCGTAACCGACGGTGTTGAAGCCGATCTGGTCGAGGTAGCTCTGCAGGCCGGCGGCTTCGAGATACTCGGTGACGACGCGGCTGCCGGGGGCGAGGCTGGTCTTGACCCAGGGCTTGCTCTTCAGGCCCAGTTCGACGGCTTTCTTGGCGACCAGACCGGCGGCGATCAGGACGCTGGGGTTGCTGGTGTTCGTGCAGCTGGTGATGCTGGCGAGGGTCACGGCGCCGTGGCCGATCTTGATGTCGGTGCCGCCGATGGTGCCCTGCGCGTCCAGCTTGCCTTCGGGCAGTTCGAAGCCGCGGGCCTTGACGGGCGCGGTGAGGGCCTCGTTGAACACGGTGTGCATCCCGGTCAGGTCCACGCGGTCCTGGGGACGCTTGGGGCCCGCGAGGCTGGGGACGATGGTGCCCAGGTCGAGTTCGATGGTGTCGGTGAAGACGGGGTCGACCGTCTCGTCGGTGCGGTACATGCCCTGGGCCTTGTAGTACGCCTCGACCAGTTCGACTTCGGTGTCCAGGCGGCCGGTGCGGCGCAGGTAACGCAGCGCCTCGTCGTCCACGGGGAAGAAGCCCATGGTGGCGCCGTATTCGGGGGCCATGTTGGCGATGGTGGCGCGGTCGGGGAGGGTCATGTTGCTCAGGCCCGCGCCGTAGAACTCGACGAACTTGCCCACGACGCCCTTGGCGCGCAGCATCTCAGTGACGCGCAGCGCGAGGTCGGTGGCGGTGGCGCCTTCGGGCATGGCGCCCGTGATCTTGAAGCCGATCACTTCGGGCATCAGCATGTAGATGGGCTGGCCGAGCATGACGGCCTCGGCCTCGATGCCGCCGACGCCCCAGCCGACGATGCCCAGGCCGTTGATCATGGTGGTATGGCTATCCGTGCCGACGAGGCTGTCGGGGTACACGACGACGCCGTCGTCTTCGGGGCGGCTCTGGACGCCCTTGGCGAGGTACTCCAGGTTGACCTGGTGCACGATGCCGCTGGCGGGGGGCACGACGCCGAAGTTGTCGAAGGCCTGCTGGCCCCAGCGGAGGAACTCGTAGCGTTCGCGGTTGCGTTCGAATTCGAGGGCCATGTTGTTCGCCAGCGCGAAGTCGGTGCCGAACTCGTCGACCTGCACGGAGTGGTCGATGACGAGGTCCACGGGGATCAGCGGGTTGATCTTGCTGGGGTCGCCGCCGAGTTTGACCATGGCGCTGCGCATGGCGGCGAGGTCGACGACGGCGGGCACGCCGGTGAAGTCCTGGAGGATCACGCGGGCGGGCTTGAAGGGAATCTCGACTTCCTCGTTGACGGGTTTCCACCCGGCGACAGTGGTGACGTCCTCGCGGCGGACGTCGTAGTCGTTCGCTTCGCGCAGGACGCTCTCGAGCAGCACCTTGATGCTGACAGGCAGGCGGGTGATCTCAAAGCCCTGCTCCTGAAGTTTGTTCAGGTTGTAGTAGTAGAGTTTCTGACCGCTTTGCGTGGTGAGGACGTCGCGCGTCCCGAACAGGTTCATCGCCATGCTTGGTTTCCTCCTTGCCCACAGGGGGCGGTTCTTCCATCATAAATGTTTCGTGTGTGGGCGGGCGTTACCCGTGCAGGCACGAACGCCCGCCATCGTCACCCCGCCGGGGACAACGCGCGCCGGTCGGGGTCGCCTCCCCCGGACACCGGGGCCGCCGCTCGCGCATACTTCAGGACGTGACCGCTTCCCTCGCCCCCCACGAGTCCGCCCGCCTCTCCGCGCTGGAACAGACCGTCCGCGACGGCCTGCGCGACTTCCGCCGCACCGGACAGGCCCTCAGCGAGATCCGCGACAACGGGTTCTACCGCGCCTCCTACGAGTCCTTCGAGGCGTACCTGCAGGACCGCTGGGGCTTCACCGCCCCGCAGGCCGGGCGTCTGATCGACGCGTCCGACGTGGCGAAGGTCCTCGATCCGCTGGGCATCC is a window of Deinococcus grandis DNA encoding:
- the acnA gene encoding aconitate hydratase AcnA; this encodes MAMNLFGTRDVLTTQSGQKLYYYNLNKLQEQGFEITRLPVSIKVLLESVLREANDYDVRREDVTTVAGWKPVNEEVEIPFKPARVILQDFTGVPAVVDLAAMRSAMVKLGGDPSKINPLIPVDLVIDHSVQVDEFGTDFALANNMALEFERNRERYEFLRWGQQAFDNFGVVPPASGIVHQVNLEYLAKGVQSRPEDDGVVVYPDSLVGTDSHTTMINGLGIVGWGVGGIEAEAVMLGQPIYMLMPEVIGFKITGAMPEGATATDLALRVTEMLRAKGVVGKFVEFYGAGLSNMTLPDRATIANMAPEYGATMGFFPVDDEALRYLRRTGRLDTEVELVEAYYKAQGMYRTDETVDPVFTDTIELDLGTIVPSLAGPKRPQDRVDLTGMHTVFNEALTAPVKARGFELPEGKLDAQGTIGGTDIKIGHGAVTLASITSCTNTSNPSVLIAAGLVAKKAVELGLKSKPWVKTSLAPGSRVVTEYLEAAGLQSYLDQIGFNTVGYGCMTCIGNSGPLPEPVVEAIQEGDLVVASVLSGNRNFEGRVNPHIKANYLASPPLVVAYALAGTVVNDIVNDPIGTGPDGQSVYLRDVWPTTAEIQQVMDQAINAEMFKKVYDGIEKSNQDWNAIPVAEGALYDWKEDSTYIQNPPFFDNLAGGPSDIVSIEGARALVKVGDSVTTDHISPAGSFKADTPAGKFLTERGIAPKDFNSYGSRRGNDRIMTRGTFANIRLKNQLAPGTEGGFTTDYTTGQVSSIYDASVNYKASNIPLVIFAGKDYGMGSSRDWAAKGTFLLGVKAVIAESFERIHRSNLVGMGVLPLQYKNGETADSLGINGDETFDVILPGDLKPRQDVTVKITAADGQSRTITVQCRIDTPVEIDYYKNGGILQTVLRGILAKSNEVKA